Proteins found in one Chloroflexota bacterium genomic segment:
- a CDS encoding serine/threonine protein kinase produces the protein MQNLSNLQLGEYHLAEQIGQGGMAVVYKAEHPQFGTTAFKVLPSMLIHVGELLTRFLNEADAVRILHHPHIVQSYETGAVPHPQLDEEVYFIALEYIENGSLLERMIASSLAVEDVIKMGIDIGYALEYAHSKGIIHRDIKPSNILFRNNGQAVLADFGIASTAQYIRLTKTGNVTGTIAYMAPEIMQEVPASPRSDLYSLALVLYETLTNSRPFGTDTASPQLVQKILQEQIPPLQTVVPSISPAIAQVIEQALAKHPNQRQTSVGEFVSQLQHALQRRTPSQFTIPLPEPSEDLLADQFTKPQQRTPKAKPIEVNRPNAAASSTLGIQASNDLASSSRAKFTTTLQFVLIAVVTFFLVLGIFFIFK, from the coding sequence ATGCAAAACTTAAGTAATCTTCAACTTGGGGAGTATCATCTAGCTGAGCAGATCGGCCAAGGCGGCATGGCGGTTGTCTACAAGGCTGAACATCCACAGTTTGGCACAACCGCATTCAAAGTCTTACCGTCGATGCTGATCCACGTCGGTGAATTATTAACCCGCTTCCTCAACGAGGCCGATGCCGTGCGGATTTTACATCACCCGCATATTGTCCAATCGTATGAGACCGGGGCCGTACCCCACCCCCAATTAGACGAGGAGGTCTATTTTATTGCGCTCGAATATATCGAAAATGGTTCGTTGTTGGAGCGCATGATCGCTAGCTCGCTCGCCGTCGAAGATGTGATCAAGATGGGCATCGATATTGGCTATGCCTTGGAATATGCCCATAGCAAGGGGATTATCCACCGCGATATCAAGCCCAGCAATATCCTGTTCCGCAACAATGGCCAAGCTGTTTTAGCCGATTTTGGTATCGCCAGCACCGCTCAATATATTCGGCTTACCAAAACCGGCAATGTAACTGGCACAATCGCCTACATGGCCCCAGAAATTATGCAAGAAGTGCCAGCCTCGCCGCGCTCTGACCTCTACTCACTGGCCTTGGTACTCTACGAAACACTCACCAATTCACGGCCTTTTGGCACTGATACGGCCTCACCGCAGTTGGTGCAAAAAATCTTGCAAGAGCAAATTCCGCCGCTGCAAACCGTTGTGCCAAGTATATCGCCAGCGATTGCCCAAGTTATCGAACAAGCCTTGGCCAAGCATCCGAACCAGCGTCAAACATCGGTCGGCGAATTTGTCAGCCAATTGCAACATGCGCTGCAACGCCGTACCCCCAGCCAATTTACCATCCCATTGCCTGAGCCATCCGAAGATCTGTTGGCCGATCAGTTTACCAAGCCCCAACAACGTACTCCTAAGGCTAAACCGATCGAGGTTAATCGACCAAATGCGGCAGCTTCATCAACGCTTGGCATTCAAGCCAGCAATGATCTCGCCAGCTCATCGCGGGCAAAATTTACGACAACCCTCCAGTTTGTGTTGATCGCAGTTGTGACCTTCTTTTTAGTCCTAGGTATTTTTTTCATTTTTAAATAA
- a CDS encoding glycosyltransferase family 39 protein, with the protein MEKQQTEGQKQAWWRLGLGGVLLVLMLGLMWPAFERGLARRPVLNLQTPDDGLEGTLLHEAQLIRRDRSLYRPIVAEEFISAPYTPLHPMLLSFMPFDPAQPFTAGRWISLLSMLAIGLIISLFVASHTRIWLLGLAVGACWLAFPPAQLWALRLKPDLFALSFTALGLLLASGREGRWFGWAAVCFGLAFLAKQTLAMAPLAVGLNLLLHDWRKGLKFGTIAVLAAGLPYLALDLVTAGWATRHIWGLHRSEWWSFDLMWKYVRLLGWSLPLVGLALLGLGLHWRHYAMRQAALYATLAPISLYGAGEVGAHHNHLLETMLAWCLAGGLAAGLLINLGLTKQGWWRAAMALAISGLLLQGWCLRQTPSWYGGEFGILDMARFVPYIQSKPGDVLLDNPGLAIAAGKPLIFDDPSTMGPAIESEVWPADGLYESIRQRRWSLIMLPFNVQTDRRDATGRWTEESIRLIDEHYQLEFADIVFTYVPKP; encoded by the coding sequence ATGGAAAAACAGCAGACTGAAGGGCAAAAACAGGCTTGGTGGCGGCTTGGCTTGGGCGGAGTATTGTTGGTGCTTATGCTGGGCTTGATGTGGCCAGCCTTTGAACGGGGCTTGGCGCGGCGGCCTGTGCTGAACTTGCAAACCCCCGACGATGGGCTTGAAGGCACATTATTGCACGAAGCCCAACTGATTCGACGTGATCGCTCATTGTATCGCCCGATTGTGGCCGAAGAGTTTATTTCGGCTCCCTATACCCCTTTACACCCGATGCTGCTTTCGTTTATGCCGTTTGATCCTGCGCAGCCTTTTACGGCAGGCCGTTGGATTTCACTGCTCTCAATGCTGGCGATTGGCCTGATCATCAGTCTGTTTGTGGCTAGCCATACTCGCATTTGGCTGTTGGGTTTAGCAGTTGGGGCGTGTTGGCTAGCCTTTCCGCCAGCTCAATTATGGGCCTTGCGGCTCAAGCCCGATTTGTTTGCCTTGAGTTTTACGGCCTTGGGTTTGCTCTTGGCTAGCGGGCGTGAAGGGCGTTGGTTTGGTTGGGCGGCAGTTTGTTTTGGCTTGGCGTTTTTAGCCAAACAAACCTTGGCAATGGCTCCGCTGGCAGTTGGGCTTAATTTGCTGCTGCACGATTGGCGCAAAGGCCTAAAATTTGGCACAATTGCCGTTTTAGCAGCAGGTCTGCCCTATCTCGCGTTGGATCTTGTGACCGCTGGCTGGGCGACGCGCCACATTTGGGGCTTGCACCGCTCGGAGTGGTGGAGCTTTGATCTGATGTGGAAATATGTGCGTTTGCTTGGCTGGTCGTTGCCTTTGGTTGGCTTGGCGCTGCTTGGTTTAGGCTTGCACTGGCGACATTATGCCATGCGCCAAGCGGCCTTGTATGCGACGCTGGCTCCAATTTCGTTGTATGGGGCGGGCGAAGTTGGGGCGCACCATAATCATCTTTTAGAAACAATGCTCGCTTGGTGCTTGGCTGGTGGTTTGGCGGCTGGTTTGCTGATTAACCTTGGTTTGACTAAGCAAGGTTGGTGGCGGGCAGCGATGGCGCTGGCGATTAGTGGTTTGTTGCTGCAAGGCTGGTGTTTACGTCAAACCCCCAGTTGGTATGGGGGCGAATTTGGCATTCTCGATATGGCGCGATTTGTGCCCTATATTCAATCGAAGCCCGGCGATGTATTGCTCGATAACCCAGGCTTGGCGATTGCGGCGGGCAAACCCTTGATTTTCGATGATCCATCGACGATGGGGCCTGCGATTGAGAGTGAGGTTTGGCCAGCTGATGGGTTATATGAGAGCATTCGGCAACGCCGTTGGAGCTTGATTATGTTGCCGTTTAATGTGCAAACCGATCGGCGCGATGCGACGGGACGCTGGACTGAAGAGAGCATTCGACTGATTGACGAGCATTATCAACTAGAATTTGCCGATATCGTGTTTACCTACGTGCCAAAACCCTAA
- the queG gene encoding tRNA epoxyqueuosine(34) reductase QueG, giving the protein MTNNLAEAVRAQAAQLGFNLVGITPAQPSPTLAAYQAWVEAGMYGEMGYLARPDRQARRQDLNVIVPNVRSLIIVALDYRTQPIPASLLNDPSRGRIAAYAWGIDYHDLMTPRLQELANWLQTQIAEPVQQRVYVDTGAILERSHAQQAGLGFIGKNTMLISPRRGSFFFLGEILTTYEFADYDQPAPPTMCGSCSRCLQACPTKAFPKPHVLDARRCISYLTIEYKGSIARELRPQMANWIVGCDVCQDVCPWQRFGVQSQESAFFPIDHDRAAPPLASLLTLDPAGFGERYGEAAISRLKRDRLVRNACVAAGNWRDPAILPLLAPLLHDASSLVREHAAWAIGRNFDDSAIALLQQALQTETEPIVHNELLQSLQEH; this is encoded by the coding sequence ATGACGAACAATCTTGCTGAGGCAGTTCGAGCACAGGCTGCTCAATTAGGTTTTAATCTGGTTGGTATCACCCCTGCCCAGCCATCACCAACTTTAGCTGCCTACCAAGCTTGGGTTGAAGCCGGAATGTATGGCGAGATGGGCTATTTGGCACGGCCTGATCGCCAAGCGCGTCGCCAAGATTTGAATGTGATCGTGCCGAATGTGCGTTCGTTGATTATCGTGGCGCTGGATTATCGCACCCAGCCAATTCCCGCTAGTTTGCTGAATGACCCCAGCCGTGGCCGGATTGCCGCCTATGCTTGGGGCATCGATTACCATGATCTAATGACTCCACGTTTGCAAGAACTGGCGAATTGGCTGCAAACCCAAATTGCCGAGCCAGTTCAGCAGCGGGTCTATGTCGATACTGGGGCGATTTTAGAGCGTTCGCATGCCCAGCAGGCTGGCTTGGGCTTTATCGGCAAAAACACCATGCTGATTAGCCCACGGCGTGGCTCCTTTTTCTTCTTGGGCGAAATTCTAACGACCTACGAATTTGCTGATTATGATCAGCCTGCCCCGCCGACGATGTGTGGCTCGTGTAGCCGCTGTTTACAAGCCTGCCCAACCAAGGCCTTCCCCAAACCGCATGTGCTTGATGCTCGGCGCTGCATCTCCTACCTGACGATTGAATATAAAGGCTCGATAGCGCGTGAGCTCCGCCCGCAAATGGCCAATTGGATTGTTGGCTGTGATGTTTGTCAGGATGTGTGCCCGTGGCAGCGTTTTGGTGTACAAAGCCAAGAATCAGCCTTTTTTCCAATTGATCATGATCGGGCAGCTCCGCCCTTGGCCAGCCTTTTGACCTTAGATCCTGCTGGTTTTGGTGAGCGCTATGGCGAGGCCGCGATTAGTCGGCTCAAGCGTGATCGTTTGGTGCGCAACGCTTGTGTGGCAGCAGGCAACTGGCGCGACCCCGCGATTTTGCCCTTGCTAGCGCCCTTGTTGCACGATGCCAGCAGCCTTGTGCGTGAGCATGCCGCTTGGGCGATTGGCCGCAATTTCGATGATTCGGCCATCGCATTATTGCAACAAGCCCTGCAAACTGAGACCGAGCCAATCGTGCACAACGAATTGCTGCAAAGTTTGCAAGAACACTAA
- a CDS encoding site-specific DNA-methyltransferase, giving the protein MADLALNHDQILLGDCRDVLPLLPPASVDLIFADPPYNLQLRGDLLRPNMTHVDAVDDDWDSFRDFAAYDAFTRAWLQACQRVLKDNGTMWVIGSYHNIYRVGAILQDLGFWILNDIVWIKRNPMPNFRGVRLTNAHETLIWCAKLPGQKYTFNYHALRHLNDDKQMRSDWEFPLCTGNERLRINGNKVHSTQKPEALLYRVLLASSNVGDVVLDPFFGTGTTGAVAKRLARHYIGIERDPSYVEAARGRIAAIEAPSSTGALQALPSNKRRIPRIPFGNLLEHGLLQAGQQLWFNRDPNLVATLLADASLRMADGTRGSIHKLGTILTGQPSCNGWEHWFFQASDGTLASIDLLRQEVRRLREQTPSADDLSEL; this is encoded by the coding sequence ATGGCCGATTTAGCCTTGAACCACGATCAAATCCTTTTAGGTGATTGTCGTGATGTTCTTCCATTATTGCCACCAGCCAGCGTTGACCTCATTTTCGCTGACCCTCCCTATAATTTGCAATTGCGTGGCGATTTATTACGCCCCAACATGACGCATGTTGATGCAGTTGATGATGATTGGGACTCGTTTCGCGATTTTGCTGCCTACGATGCATTTACTCGCGCTTGGCTGCAAGCATGTCAGCGTGTTTTAAAAGATAATGGCACAATGTGGGTAATCGGTAGTTATCACAATATCTATCGGGTTGGTGCAATTTTGCAAGACCTTGGCTTTTGGATTTTAAATGATATTGTCTGGATTAAGCGTAATCCAATGCCAAATTTTCGTGGTGTACGCCTAACTAATGCTCATGAGACATTAATTTGGTGTGCTAAATTGCCAGGTCAGAAGTATACCTTTAATTATCATGCCTTACGCCACCTGAATGATGATAAACAAATGCGCAGCGATTGGGAATTTCCGCTGTGTACTGGCAACGAACGCCTGCGAATCAACGGCAACAAAGTGCATAGTACCCAAAAGCCCGAAGCTTTGCTCTATCGGGTGTTGTTAGCAAGCTCAAATGTCGGTGATGTGGTGCTTGATCCATTTTTTGGCACGGGCACGACGGGCGCGGTAGCCAAACGTTTGGCCCGTCACTACATTGGCATCGAGCGTGATCCCAGCTATGTTGAAGCAGCGCGAGGCCGGATTGCCGCGATTGAGGCGCCTAGCAGCACCGGTGCCTTACAAGCCTTGCCGAGCAACAAACGGCGGATTCCACGGATTCCCTTTGGCAATTTGTTGGAGCATGGTTTGTTGCAAGCGGGCCAACAATTATGGTTTAACCGCGATCCAAACTTAGTTGCCACGCTGTTGGCTGATGCTTCGCTGCGCATGGCCGATGGCACACGCGGCTCAATTCACAAGCTTGGCACAATTTTGACAGGCCAACCAAGTTGCAATGGCTGGGAGCATTGGTTTTTTCAGGCGAGTGATGGTACTTTAGCCTCAATTGATTTGTTGCGCCAAGAGGTGCGGCGTTTACGCGAACAAACTCCTAGCGCCGATGATTTAAGTGAGTTATGA
- a CDS encoding metal ABC transporter permease, whose amino-acid sequence MKCTDFWNCVVVPLQFAPTQRALLAAILIGILCSVVGAFVVLQDLSFIGDALAHASFPGVVIASMLGWNIALGGAIFGVATALGVGWITRRSKVSLDTAIGVLFAGMFALGIFLLSRDRGYNKELFGLLLGDILAVRQSDLWTIVGVGGLILVVIAALYKELVLMTFDRTAAAAQGLPVGFLHYLLLSIMAITVVVAIQSIGIVLVVAMLVTPAATASLVVRRFWSMIVWGSVQGLIAATIGIYVSAYIDGVPTGSSIVLAHTAIFLLVLVLAPRKNALAGLFQRKVAD is encoded by the coding sequence ATGAAATGTACCGATTTTTGGAACTGTGTCGTGGTTCCTTTACAATTTGCGCCGACTCAACGCGCCCTGCTTGCCGCGATCCTAATTGGAATTTTGTGTTCAGTAGTCGGCGCATTTGTGGTGCTGCAAGATTTATCGTTTATTGGCGATGCCTTGGCTCATGCCTCGTTTCCTGGGGTGGTGATTGCCTCAATGCTCGGCTGGAATATTGCGCTGGGCGGGGCGATTTTTGGTGTGGCTACCGCCTTAGGTGTTGGCTGGATTACTCGCCGCTCCAAAGTTAGCCTTGATACCGCTATCGGGGTGTTGTTTGCTGGCATGTTTGCCTTGGGCATTTTCCTGCTTTCGCGTGATCGTGGCTACAATAAAGAGCTATTTGGCTTGTTGCTTGGCGATATTCTGGCGGTGCGCCAGAGCGATCTCTGGACGATTGTTGGCGTTGGCGGATTAATTTTGGTGGTGATTGCAGCGCTCTACAAAGAATTAGTGCTCATGACCTTTGATCGCACTGCGGCTGCGGCTCAAGGCTTGCCAGTAGGCTTCTTGCACTATTTGCTGCTCAGCATTATGGCGATAACGGTGGTGGTGGCAATTCAAAGCATCGGGATTGTGCTGGTGGTAGCGATGTTGGTTACGCCTGCGGCAACTGCTTCGTTAGTAGTACGGCGCTTTTGGTCGATGATCGTTTGGGGTTCAGTGCAAGGCCTGATTGCGGCAACGATTGGGATTTACGTTTCAGCCTATATCGACGGCGTACCAACTGGCTCATCGATTGTTTTGGCCCATACAGCGATCTTTTTGCTGGTATTGGTGCTTGCGCCACGTAAAAATGCTTTAGCTGGCCTGTTTCAACGCAAAGTTGCTGACTAA
- a CDS encoding metal ABC transporter ATP-binding protein encodes MAAVASQAHIRLQSATSLSPALEVRQLNIRYDQRTVLSDVSFQAQSSQLIGIIGPNGAGKTSLIKAILGLIPSTGQILVAGQALAKRSRKVAYVPQISAVNWRFPASVRDVVLMGRYGQLGWLRRPKKADYALADAALEQVNMQDFAERSIADLSGGQQQRVFLARALAQEPDVLLLDEPISGVDVPTQEVILHLLRDLSSAGRTLLVTTHHLQHLEHHFDALLCLNQRLIAYGPPTAIMTREVVEATFGRSLVLVPSAERIILDCNHGNCTEKQTLINRDGSANN; translated from the coding sequence ATGGCAGCGGTTGCTTCCCAAGCGCATATTCGGCTTCAATCGGCCACCAGCCTGTCCCCAGCGCTTGAAGTTCGTCAACTTAATATTCGGTATGATCAACGCACGGTGCTCAGTGATGTGTCATTTCAGGCCCAATCAAGCCAATTAATTGGGATCATCGGCCCCAACGGTGCTGGCAAAACCTCGTTGATCAAAGCAATTTTAGGCTTAATTCCTTCAACAGGCCAAATTTTGGTGGCTGGCCAAGCTTTGGCCAAGCGTTCGCGTAAAGTGGCTTATGTGCCGCAAATTAGCGCGGTCAATTGGCGCTTTCCGGCTAGTGTGCGCGATGTTGTACTGATGGGGCGCTATGGCCAGCTTGGTTGGCTGCGTCGCCCGAAAAAGGCCGATTATGCCCTCGCCGATGCCGCGCTTGAACAAGTCAATATGCAAGATTTTGCCGAACGCTCAATCGCTGATCTTTCGGGTGGTCAACAACAGCGAGTCTTTTTGGCGCGAGCATTGGCCCAAGAACCCGATGTCTTGTTGCTCGATGAGCCAATTAGTGGCGTTGATGTGCCAACTCAAGAGGTAATTTTGCATCTGCTGCGCGATTTGAGCAGTGCAGGCCGCACCCTGTTGGTGACAACCCATCATTTGCAACATCTTGAACATCATTTTGATGCCTTGCTCTGCTTGAACCAGCGCCTGATTGCCTATGGCCCGCCCACCGCCATTATGACCCGCGAAGTGGTTGAGGCTACGTTTGGGCGTTCGTTGGTTTTAGTGCCAAGTGCCGAGCGCATCATTCTCGATTGCAATCATGGTAATTGCACCGAAAAACAGACTTTGATTAACCGCGACGGATCAGCGAATAATTAA
- a CDS encoding metal ABC transporter substrate-binding protein — MRRYSLGLLLVLVVGCGQSTATVQPSQVSQSQQQTTTADQIMPTATAISTAPVSQIRVVTTMSILADVIKQVGGERVIVDNIIPLGAGPEDYQATPGDSQKIADANIVFFNGHALEEWLEPLFENAGGSEQPRVELSAGFAVIEEHADEEHADEEHADEHAHEEGNPHFWLDPTYVMSYTLTIRDQLSAVDPSGKDVYVANAEAYLGQLQALDQELQGLAAQIPAERRKLVTNHDAFPYFAHHYGFEVAGVLLDNPEAELSAGDLAALVESVKASGVPAIFSESQFNQKTAQLLADEAGIETIAVLYTDTLGSDTATSYIDMMRYNMNTIVAALK; from the coding sequence ATGCGTCGATATAGTTTAGGGTTGTTGCTGGTGTTGGTGGTTGGTTGTGGCCAAAGTACAGCCACAGTTCAGCCAAGCCAAGTTAGCCAAAGCCAACAACAAACCACTACCGCTGATCAAATCATGCCAACGGCAACCGCAATTAGTACCGCGCCAGTCAGCCAAATTCGTGTTGTTACAACCATGAGCATTCTGGCCGATGTGATCAAGCAAGTTGGTGGCGAACGAGTGATTGTTGATAATATTATTCCCTTGGGCGCTGGCCCCGAAGATTATCAAGCTACGCCTGGTGATAGCCAAAAAATCGCCGATGCCAATATTGTGTTTTTCAATGGCCACGCCCTTGAGGAATGGCTCGAACCTTTGTTTGAAAATGCTGGGGGCAGCGAGCAGCCACGGGTTGAATTATCGGCTGGCTTTGCAGTGATTGAAGAACACGCCGATGAAGAACATGCTGACGAAGAACATGCCGATGAGCACGCTCACGAAGAAGGCAACCCACACTTTTGGCTTGACCCAACCTATGTGATGTCGTATACCCTGACGATTCGTGACCAACTTAGCGCGGTCGATCCCAGTGGCAAGGATGTCTATGTGGCCAATGCCGAAGCCTATCTTGGCCAATTGCAAGCGCTCGACCAAGAATTACAAGGCTTGGCCGCCCAAATTCCGGCAGAACGGCGCAAACTGGTGACCAACCACGATGCCTTTCCGTATTTTGCCCACCACTATGGCTTTGAAGTTGCTGGCGTGTTGTTGGATAACCCCGAAGCCGAGCTTTCGGCTGGTGATTTAGCGGCCTTGGTCGAGAGTGTCAAGGCCAGCGGCGTGCCGGCAATTTTCTCTGAATCGCAGTTCAACCAAAAAACTGCCCAATTGCTGGCGGATGAAGCTGGGATTGAAACAATTGCGGTGTTGTATACCGACACTTTAGGCAGCGATACGGCAACTTCCTATATCGACATGATGCGGTACAATATGAATACTATTGTTGCTGCGCTCAAATAA
- a CDS encoding RNA polymerase sigma factor, with protein sequence MLAFQPSNQELNEAGLVAGLRQRDDAAFNYFLQTFAPQMQRLARRYVYSDDEADDIVQESFIRAAEHINRFEGRSSLGTWLHRITINAALDYRRRQRPQTNLNELDERMSVSDLGDATLSAELSQYIYAALETLPTRQRMAINLCYLQGMTAQEASCSLGISPDTVYGYLQQAYPTLRRALACYMAEA encoded by the coding sequence ATGCTTGCTTTTCAACCTAGCAACCAAGAATTAAATGAAGCCGGCCTTGTTGCTGGGTTGCGCCAGCGCGACGATGCAGCCTTTAATTATTTTTTGCAAACCTTCGCACCTCAGATGCAACGTTTGGCTCGGCGCTATGTTTACTCCGATGATGAAGCTGATGATATTGTGCAAGAGAGTTTTATTCGCGCGGCTGAGCATATCAATCGCTTTGAAGGCCGTAGCAGCCTCGGCACATGGCTGCATCGCATTACGATCAACGCTGCGCTCGATTATCGCCGTCGCCAACGACCCCAAACCAACTTGAATGAACTCGATGAGCGCATGAGTGTTAGCGATTTGGGCGATGCCACGCTTTCTGCTGAATTAAGCCAATATATTTATGCAGCACTGGAAACGCTGCCAACCCGCCAACGCATGGCGATCAATTTGTGTTATTTGCAAGGAATGACTGCCCAAGAGGCCTCATGCTCGCTGGGAATTAGCCCCGACACCGTGTATGGCTATTTGCAACAAGCCTACCCTACCTTGCGCCGCGCCTTGGCCTGCTACATGGCCGAAGCTTGA
- a CDS encoding FAD-dependent oxidoreductase, with protein MDDLLVIGGGSAGITFAKFGASLGAKITVIEANKLGGDCTWTGCVPSKSLIHAAKIAHTTATAARYGISSQPSIDFAAVMGYVHSVQQQIYQHDDAPEVLRQAGARVIEGRARFYDDQTVEVNGELLRAKHFCIATGSHPKIPTIPGLAEAGYLTNEDVFLLEALPKRIVVLGGGPIGCELGQSLFRLGAEVTIIQQGPRLLPKDDHAMGAALAQALKAEGLQIYLNTKTLKVELEAGAKQLTIQTANNQPQTMVADAILVAAGRTPNLHNLGLDAAGILYDPEQRIHVDHYLRTSNPQVFACGDVIGRYQFTHVAAQEAGLVLRNALFPGQSAMKYELVPWATFTDPEVGHVGLNEDQARAKYGSSLRVYELPWSANDRARTEDATQGFTKILAVGRKEQIVGVHIIGQGAGDMINAAVLAMGTGVSASKLGGLINVYPTRSQGLKMTAQRSFTRWLEKPWLQRTLRWYFR; from the coding sequence ATGGATGATTTACTGGTAATTGGTGGCGGCTCGGCGGGGATTACCTTTGCAAAATTTGGCGCTTCGTTGGGGGCAAAAATTACCGTAATCGAGGCCAATAAGCTCGGTGGCGATTGTACTTGGACTGGCTGTGTGCCAAGTAAAAGCTTAATTCACGCTGCCAAAATTGCTCATACCACGGCCACTGCTGCCCGTTATGGGATTAGCTCCCAGCCAAGCATCGATTTTGCCGCAGTGATGGGCTATGTGCACTCGGTGCAGCAGCAAATTTACCAACACGACGATGCGCCTGAGGTGCTGCGCCAAGCGGGCGCACGGGTGATTGAAGGTCGTGCGCGTTTTTATGATGATCAAACTGTCGAAGTTAATGGCGAGTTGCTGCGGGCTAAGCACTTTTGCATCGCGACTGGCTCGCATCCCAAAATTCCGACGATCCCTGGGTTGGCTGAGGCGGGCTACCTTACCAACGAAGATGTTTTTTTATTAGAAGCACTGCCCAAGCGGATTGTTGTGCTTGGTGGTGGGCCGATTGGCTGTGAGCTAGGCCAATCACTATTTCGCTTGGGAGCAGAGGTGACAATCATTCAACAAGGCCCACGCCTGTTGCCCAAAGATGACCATGCCATGGGCGCGGCCTTGGCTCAAGCGCTTAAAGCCGAGGGCTTGCAGATTTACCTCAACACCAAAACCCTTAAGGTCGAGTTGGAGGCTGGTGCAAAACAGCTCACGATTCAAACTGCCAATAACCAACCTCAAACCATGGTTGCTGATGCAATTTTAGTGGCGGCGGGCCGTACCCCGAATTTGCATAATTTGGGTTTGGATGCAGCAGGCATTTTGTATGATCCTGAACAACGGATTCATGTTGACCACTATTTGCGCACCAGTAACCCACAAGTGTTTGCCTGTGGCGATGTGATTGGGCGCTATCAATTTACCCATGTGGCGGCGCAAGAAGCAGGTTTAGTGCTGCGCAATGCGCTTTTTCCAGGCCAAAGTGCCATGAAATACGAATTAGTGCCGTGGGCAACCTTTACCGACCCCGAAGTTGGCCATGTGGGCTTGAATGAAGACCAAGCACGGGCCAAGTATGGCAGCAGCTTGCGGGTGTATGAGTTGCCATGGAGCGCCAACGATCGTGCTCGTACCGAGGATGCAACTCAAGGTTTTACCAAAATTTTGGCGGTTGGCCGCAAAGAACAAATTGTCGGCGTGCATATTATCGGCCAAGGCGCTGGCGATATGATCAATGCAGCGGTGTTGGCGATGGGCACAGGTGTCAGCGCCTCAAAACTCGGTGGCTTGATTAACGTTTATCCAACCCGCTCACAAGGCCTCAAAATGACTGCCCAACGTTCGTTTACCCGCTGGCTCGAAAAACCATGGTTGCAACGCACGTTACGCTGGTACTTTCGCTGA
- a CDS encoding BMP family ABC transporter substrate-binding protein gives MNKRMIAFMMLLVLMIPVLAACGTETAATTAPAATATTAAAAPTATAAAEPTAAAEVTATPAAEATAEATTGASNPSDIKIGLVTDVGKVDDGTFNQFAFEGLKRAETELGVKIDYIETIDPKDYEKNIEQFASQGYDLIIGVGFLMGDAIKAAASKYPDLKFAIVDFAYDPALPNVKGLVFSEDESAFIAGALAAMVSKSGKIGAVGGKEQVPAVKKFVLGYEAGAKYVNADIQVSKVYIDSFTDPTAGGEAAKTQIAEGADVIFGAGGQTGSGAIKTAADNNVFVIGVDQDEYNTTFKKGPAPMLITSAMKRVDNAVFDVVKEVVDGKFAGGLYLGNAANGGIDYAPFHDAESALPADAKAKLDEIKKGLADGTITTGVTLN, from the coding sequence ATGAACAAACGCATGATTGCGTTCATGATGCTGTTGGTCTTGATGATTCCGGTGTTGGCTGCTTGTGGCACCGAAACCGCTGCAACCACAGCTCCAGCGGCTACCGCAACCACCGCAGCCGCTGCCCCAACGGCAACTGCTGCTGCCGAACCAACCGCTGCTGCCGAAGTAACCGCTACTCCAGCCGCTGAAGCAACCGCCGAAGCAACCACTGGTGCAAGCAACCCAAGCGACATCAAAATCGGTTTGGTTACCGACGTTGGTAAAGTCGATGACGGTACCTTCAACCAATTCGCGTTCGAAGGCTTGAAACGCGCCGAAACCGAACTTGGCGTAAAGATCGACTACATCGAAACCATCGATCCAAAAGACTACGAAAAGAACATTGAACAATTCGCTAGCCAAGGCTACGATTTGATCATCGGCGTAGGCTTCTTGATGGGCGATGCAATCAAAGCTGCTGCTTCGAAGTACCCTGACTTGAAGTTTGCTATCGTTGACTTCGCTTACGACCCAGCATTGCCAAACGTCAAGGGCTTGGTCTTCTCAGAAGACGAATCAGCATTCATCGCTGGCGCTTTGGCCGCAATGGTTTCAAAGAGCGGCAAAATCGGTGCTGTTGGCGGTAAGGAACAAGTTCCTGCGGTCAAGAAGTTTGTGCTTGGCTACGAAGCTGGCGCTAAATACGTCAATGCCGATATCCAAGTCAGCAAAGTTTACATCGACTCATTCACCGATCCAACCGCTGGCGGCGAAGCTGCTAAGACTCAAATCGCTGAAGGCGCAGACGTAATCTTCGGTGCTGGTGGCCAAACTGGCTCAGGCGCAATCAAGACCGCTGCCGACAACAATGTATTCGTGATTGGCGTTGACCAAGACGAATACAACACCACCTTCAAAAAAGGCCCAGCCCCAATGTTGATCACCAGCGCTATGAAGCGCGTTGACAACGCTGTGTTCGATGTGGTCAAGGAAGTTGTTGATGGCAAGTTCGCTGGCGGCCTGTACTTGGGCAACGCTGCAAACGGCGGGATCGACTACGCTCCATTCCACGATGCAGAATCAGCTTTGCCAGCCGACGCTAAAGCCAAACTTGACGAAATCAAGAAGGGCTTGGCCGATGGTACCATCACCACTGGCGTTACCTTGAACTAA